One segment of Lepus europaeus isolate LE1 chromosome 16, mLepTim1.pri, whole genome shotgun sequence DNA contains the following:
- the LOC133775030 gene encoding transcription initiation factor TFIID subunit 4-like, translated as MHRSRASTCRGHANPPRSAPGPREPSASFFSDGPARCPLRVGSGGSDTTQGLGVHQTNAWLPALPRFCLPALLLLSPRNDPRPPEAGRPRTTARAGLGPGGAGSLWLPHFRGREIRDPGATKATRTNPTQAAPPRRDSLARPRARRAPSPAPGARPRHPPPGRCREHAAPPPVTWGAAPPGGAAASRSRPPSAGDAALALPPEPGGSGDKEAPPPPHLLLLLAAAPGPRARTMPAAEPSAALLPELAEATPPPAAG; from the exons ATGCACAGGTCCCGAGCGTCCACGTGCAGAGGACATGCAAACCCACCGAGGTCTGCTCCGGGCCCCCGCGAGCCGTCCGCTTCATTTTTCTCCGACGG GCCAGCGAGGTGCCCGCTCAGAGTCGGCAGTGGTGGCTCTGACACCACACAGGGCCTCGGCGTCCACCAGACGAACGCGTGGCTGCCTGCTCTGCCCCGCTTTTGTTTACCCGCCCTCCTCCTTCTGAGCCCCCGCAACGACCCCCGGCCCCCCGAAGCCGGCAGACCCAGGACGACGGCGCGTGCGGGTCTAGGGCCAGGCGGGGCGGGGAGTCTGTGGCTCCCACACTTCAGGGGGCGAGAAATCAGAGACCCAGGGGCAACAAAGGCGACGCGCACGAACCCGACCCAGGCCGCCCCGCCGCGCCGGGACAGCCTCGCGCGCCCCCGCGCCCggcgcgcccccagccccgcacccGGCGCTCGTCCGCGGCACCCGCCCCCGGGGCGGTGCCGGGAACACGCGGCGCCTCCGCCGGTCACGTGGGGGGCTGCCCCGCCGGGCGGCGCTGCCGCTTCCCGATCGCGCCCTCCCAGCGCCGGGGACGCGGCGCTCGCGCTCCCGCCCGAGCCCGGGGGAAGCGGAGACAAGGAGGCGCCGccgcccccccacctcctcctcctcctcgccgcGGCGCCCGGGCCCCGAGCCCGCACCATGCCCGCCGCGGAGCCGAGCGCCGCCCTCCTCCCGGAGCTCGCGGAGGCGACGCCGCCGCCGGCCGCGGGGTAG
- the MFHAS1 gene encoding malignant fibrous histiocytoma-amplified sequence 1 translates to MAGKDSGNLKTVRLWRDAALRARKLRSNLRQLTLSAAGGGADPLESPDAPQLVLPANIGDIEVLNLGNNGLEEVPEGLGSALGSLRVLVLRRNRFARLPPAVAELGHHLTELDVSHNRLAALGAEVVSALRELRKLNLSHNQLPALPAQLGSLAHLEELDVSFNRLAHLPDSLACLHRLRTLDVDHNQLSAFPRQLLQLAALEELDVSSNRLRGLPEDISALSALKILWLSGAELGTLPSGFCELASLESLMLDSNGLQALPAQFSRLQRLKMLNLSSNLFEEFPAALLPLAGLEELYLSRNQLTSVPSLISGLSRLLTLWLDNNRIRYLPDSIVELTGLEELVLQGNQIAVLPDNFGQLSRVGLWKIKDNPLIQPPYEVCMKGIPYIAAYQKELAHSQPAVQPRLKLLLLGHKAAGKTLLRHGLTEERVEGGQGGGDQEKSCPPAPPQGSKGIEVTSWTADASRGLRFIVYDLAGDESYEVIQPFFLSPGALYVLVVNLATYEPRRFPSTVGSFLHRVGARVPHAVVCIVGTHADLCGERELEEKCLDIHRQIALQEKRDAEGLSRLARVVDEALARDFELRSASPHAAYYGVSDKNLRRRKAHFQYLLNHRLQILSPVLPVSCRDPHQLQRLRDKLLSVAEHREIFPNLHRVLPRSWQVLEELHFQPPQAQRLWLSWWDSARLGLQAGLTEDRLQSALSYLHESGKLLYFEDSPALKEHVFHNLTRLIDILNVFFQRDASLLLHKLLLGARGEGEGEADGSPAGALPTPGQDLLRATQLHHYVEGFLLHGLLPAHVIRLLLKPHVQAQQDLQLLLELLEKMGLCYCLNKPKGKPLNGSTAWYKFPCYVQNEVPHAEAWINGTNLAGQSFVAEQLQIEYSFPFTFPPGLFARYSVQINSHVVHRSDGKFQIFAYRGKVPVVVSYRPAKGVLQPDTLSIASHASLPNIWTAWQAITPLVEELNVLLQEWPGLHYTVHILCSKCLKRGSPNPHAFPGELLSQPRPEGVAEIICPKNGSERVNVALVYPPTPTVISPCSKKNVGEKHRNQ, encoded by the coding sequence ATGGCTGGGAAGGACAGTGGCAACCTGAAGACGGTGAGGCTGTGGCGGGACGCCGCCCTGCGCGCCAGGAAGCTGCGGAGCAACCTGCGCCAGCTCACGCTCAGCGCGGCCGGGGGCGGCGCCGACCCGCTCGAGTCCCCCGACGCCCCCCAGCTCGTGCTGCCGGCCAACATCGGGGACATTGAGGTGCTGAACCTGGGGAACAACGGCCTGGAGGAGGTGCCCGAGGGGCTGGGGTCGGCGCTGGGCAGCCTGCGCGTCCTGGTACTGCGCAGGAACCGCTTTGCCCGGCTGCCCCCGGCCGTGGCCGAGCTCGGCCACCACCTCACCGAGCTGGACGTGAGCCACAACCGGCTGGCCGCCCTGGGAGCGGAGGTGGTGAGCGCCCTGCGGGAGCTGCGCAAGCTCAACCTCAGCCACAACCAGCTGCCTGCGCTGCCCGCCCAGCTGGGCTCCCTCGCGCACCTGGAGGAGTTGGACGTCAGCTTTAACCGGCTGGCGCACCTGCCCGACTCGCTGGCTTGCCTCCACCGCCTGCGCACCCTGGACGTGGACCACAACCAGCTTAGCGCCTTCCCCcggcagctgctgcagctggcagccCTGGAGGAACTGGACGTGTCCAGCAACCGGCTGCGAGGCCTACCTGAGGATATCAGCGCCCTGAGCGCCCTCAAGATCCTGTGGCTGAGCGGCGCCGAGCTGGGCACCTTGCCCAGCGGCTTCTGCGAGCTGGCCAGTTTGGAGAGCCTCATGCTGGACAGCAACGGGCTTCAGGCTCTGCCCGCCCAGTTCAGCCGGCTGCAAAGGCTCAAAATGCTCAACCTCTCCTCCAACCTCTTTGAGGAGTTCCCTGCCGCGCTGCTGCCCCTGGCTGGCCTGGAGGAGCTCTACCTGAGCCGCAACCAGCTCACCTCGGTGCCATCCCTGATCTCGGGCCTGAGCCGGCTGCTCACTCTGTGGCTGGATAACAACCGCATCCGCTACCTGCCCGACTCCATCGTGGAGCTGACCGGcctggaggagctggtgctgcagggcaaTCAGATCGCTGTGCTGCCGGACAACTTTGGCCAGCTCTCCAGGGTGGGCCTGTGGAAGATCAAGGACAACCCCCTGATCCAGCCCCCCTACGAGGTCTGCATGAAGGGGATCCCCTACATCGCGGCCTACCAGAAGGAGCTGGCGCATTCCCAGCCGGCGGTGCAGCCCCGCCTCAAACTGCTCCTGTTGGGCCACAAGGCTGCAGGCAAGACCTTGCTCCGCCATGGCCTCACGGAGGAGCGAGTGGAGGGcggccagggaggaggggaccAGGAGAAGAGCTGCCCACCTGCGCCTCCGCAGGGGAGCAAGGGCATCGAAGTGACCAGCTGGACGGCCGATGCTTCCCGGGGCCTGCGCTTCATCGTGTATGACTTGGCCGGGGACGAAAGTTACGAGGTGATCcagcccttcttcctctccccggGGGCCCTGTACGTGCTGGTGGTCAACTTGGCCACCTATGAGCCGCGCCGCTTTCCCAGCACCGTGGGCTCCTTCCTGCACCGGGTGGGGGCGCGGGTGCCTCACGCCGTGGTGTGCATCGTGGGCACGCACGCGGACCTGTGCGGGGAGCGGGAACTGGAGGAGAAGTGCCTGGACATCCACCGGCAGATCGCCCTGCAGGAGAAGCGCGATGCCGAGGGGCTGAGCCGTCTGGCCCGGGTGGTGGACGAGGCCCTGGCCCGGGACTTCGAGCTGCGCTCGGCCAGCCCCCACGCGGCCTACTACGGCGTGTCCGACAAGAACCTGCGGCGGCGCAAGGCCCATTTCCAGTACCTGCTCAACCACCGGCTGCAGATCCTCTCCCCGGTGCTGCCGGTGAGCTGCAGGGACCCCCACCAGTTGCAGCGCCTACGGGACAAGCTGCTCTCGGTGGCCGAGCACCGAGAAATCTTCCCCAACTTGCATCGCGTCCTGCCTCGGTCCTGGCAGGTGCTGGAGGAGCTGCACTTCCAGCCACCGCAGGCGCAACGACTTTGGCTGAGCTGGTGGGACTCTGCGCGCCTGGGCTTGCAGGCGGGGCTGACCGAGGACCGGCTGCAGAGCGCCCTCTCCTACCTGCACGAGAGCGgcaagctgctctacttcgaaGACAGCCCAGCCCTCAAGGAGCACGTCTTCCACAACCTCACCCGCCTCATCGACATCCTCAATGTCTTCTTCCAGCGGGATGCTTCCCTGCTGTTGCACAAACTGCTGCTGGGCGCCCGTGGAGAGGGCGAGGGTGAGGCAGACGGCTCCCCCGCCGGGGCGCTGCCCACGCCCGGCCAGGACCTGCTGCGGGCCACCCAGCTCCATCATTACGTGGAGGGCTTCCTGCTGCACGGGCTCTTGCCAGCCCACGTCATTCGGTTGCTGCTCAAGCCTCATGTCCAGGCCCAGCAGGATTTGCAGCTGCTGCTGGAGTTGCTGGAGAAGATGGGACTCTGTTACTGCCTCAATAAACCCAAGGGGAAGCCTCTGAATGGGTCCACGGCCTGGTACAAGTTCCCCTGCTACGTGCAGAATGAGGTGCCCCACGCAGAAGCCTGGATTAATGGGACCAACCTAGCCGGGCAGTCTTTTGTGGCGGAGCAACTGCAGATTGAATATAGTTTCCCCTTTACCTTTCCACCGGGCTTGTTTGCGCGCTACAGCGTGCAGATCAACAGCCATGTGGTGCACAGATCGGATGGCAAATTTCAGATCTTTGCGTACAGAGGGAAAGTGCCCGTGGTGGTGAGTTACAGACCTGCCAAGGGGGTCCTGCAGCCAGACACCCTGTCCATTGCCAGCCATGCCTCGTTGCCCAACATATGGACCGCATGGCAAGCCATAACCCCGTTGGTGGAGGAGCTCAACGTACTGCTGCAGGAGTGGCCCGGTCTGCACTACACCGTGCACATCCTCTGTTCTAAGTGCCTTAAGAGAGGGTCGCCCAATCCGCACGCTTTCCCAG